A genomic region of Eucalyptus grandis isolate ANBG69807.140 chromosome 5, ASM1654582v1, whole genome shotgun sequence contains the following coding sequences:
- the LOC104443542 gene encoding transcription factor bHLH71 — MALDALSASDLLNFIIYDTISVTPYSSHDSSDTTFLDSHLYHLIQPPHQEQAAAAASAASAAAGSCSLQTNSISGSPPPQPSPPAPPPQGRRARSGEKRAAGQGAAAAQGRKKRKRRPRVCKNKEEAETQRMTHIAVERNRRKQMNEHLAVLRSLMPESYVQRGDQASIVGGAIEFVKELEHLLQSLEAQKLQHSQYKAGEDIASEEADTTNDTNNDDPSKILQPPFSQFFMYPQYTWSQAPSKYTASSTSTTGAAIADIEVTLIETHASLRILSRRNTRQLSRLIAGFHTLHLSILHLNVTTLDPLVLYSISAKVEEGCQLTSVDDIARAVHHMLRIIEEGSEIC, encoded by the exons ATGGCGCTGGATGCTCTCTCGGCCAGCGACCTCCTCAACTTCATCATCTACGACACCATCTCCGTCACCCCCTACAGCTCCCACGACTCCTCCGACACCACCTTCCTCGACAGCCACCTCTACCACCTCATTCAGCCACCCCATCAAGAacaagctgctgctgctgcttctgctgCTTCTGCTGCAGCCGGTTCTTGCTCCCTGCAGACCAACTCCATCAGCGGCTCTCCCCCGCCGCAGCCGTCGCCGCCGGCACCTCCTCCGCAGGGCCGGCGAGCGAGGTCCGGCGAGAAGAGGGCGGCCGGCcagggggcggcggcggcgcaggGGAGGAAGAAGCGGAAGAGGAGGCCGAGGGTGTGCAAGAACAAGGAGGAGGCCGAGACGCAACGGATGACCCACATTGCCGTCGAGAGGAATCGCCGGAAGCAGATGAACGAGCACTTGGCCGTCCTCAGGTCCTTGATGCCCGAGTCCTATGTCCAAAGG GGTGACCAAGCCTCCATAGTTGGTGGAGCCATCGAGTTCGTCAAGGAGTTAGAGCATCTCCTGCAGTCCCTCGAAGCCCAAAAGCTCCAGCATTCACAGTACAAAGCAGGAGAAGACATCGCGAGTGAAGAAGCGGACACAACCAACGACACCAACAATGATGATCCTTCTAAAATCCTGCAACCCCCATTTTCACAGTTCTTCATGTACCCTCAATACACATGGTCTCAAGCGCCCAGCAAGTACACAGCCTCCTCCACTTCTACCACCGGAGCGGCCATCGCCGACATCGAGGTCACCCTCATCGAGACCCATGCGAGCCTCAGGATCCTCTCGAGGAGGAACACTCGACAGCTCTCAAGATTGATTGCAGGATTTCACACCCTCCACCTCAGCATCCTCCACCTGAATGTGACCACATTGGACCCTCTGGTACTCTACTCAATCAGTGCCAAG GTTGAAGAAGGGTGCCAGCTCACCTCAGTAGATGACATAGCAAGAGCTGTCCACCACATGCTCAGAATAATTGAGGAAGGCAGTGaaatttgttga